The sequence below is a genomic window from Acidobacteriota bacterium.
GCTCGAGCGTCACACCCTCGTCCAGCGTGACGTCGACACCGCCGATTGTCAGAGTCCCTGGTCCCGCGACGATCGTCGTGTCGCGGTCGGCGTACCCGCCGGCGGACACCGTCACCTGGGCCCGGGCCAGCGTCAGCACCGTGACTTCGTAGGTGCCCGGCGGGGCAGTCGACCCCGACGCGACGGCCAGTCGGGTCGGGTCTGAGACCGTGGTCTGGGTGCCGTTGAAGGCGTCGAGCCTCGTGAGGTCGCTCACGGCCGAGCGCAGCGTGCCCAGGCGCGACGCCAGCGTGCTGAAGAGGGTCTTCTGCGACTCGAGCGTCTTCTTCTGGGTCTCGAGCTGGGCCACCGGCAGGCGTTCCTGCTGCATGATGGCGCTCAGCACGGCGTTGAAGTCGATGTTGTTGAACCCGCTCAGGGTGATTGGCGACCCCATGGCGTTCCTCCCCTTACCCTCGGAACCGGCCGGATGGGCGAAGGTTCATGCGTACGCGTCGCCCGGGGAGGGGAGCCGCCCCGCGGGCGACGAAGACGGCGCCGTCGATGTCGTGAGGCCGACATGCGGACGGCGAAGACACGGCCGCCCGTCCTGGGGGCCGTGCCTCGCGGGTGAAGCTCCCGTGGGCGCGGCACGGGCGCTGGCGCTCGCCAGGGGTGCTCGTCACGCACGGGAGAATAGCAAACTCCATTCCGCTCGATCCGTCGTCAAGTCAACCGATGGACGGCTCCGCCGTCCACCGGTCACGAGGTCTACTGCCTGAGCAGGGCCAGCACCGAGGCCGTCTGCTGGTTGGCCTGGGCCAGGGCGGCGATGCCGCTCTGGTTCAGGATGCTGTACCTGGTCAGGTTCGCCGACTCCTCGGCGATGTTGGCGTCGCGAATGCGGCTCTCGGCGGCCTTCGTGTTGACGATCTGCGACTGCGCGAGTGAGATGGCATACGAGAGCCGGTTCTGGATCTGGCCCACCTCGCCCTGCACCGTGCCGAGCGTCGAGATGGCCGTCGCGAGCGTCGTCAGGGCCGCCTGCGCGTTCTCGGCCGTCGTGAGGTCGCCCGTCAGGCCGAGTCCTGCGGTGGTCACGGCGGTGATGGTGCCCGAGACGATGCCGTTGGCCGCCGTCGCCTCGGAGCTCACGAACACGGAGAACCCGCCGCCGGTCGTGAGGCCGGCCACGGCCGCCTCGCGGTCGATCTCGGCGATGACGTCCTGGAACTCATTGTTCAGCGTGTCGCGGCTGCCCGTGAACGAGGCCGAGGCGGCCTGCGTCGCGAGCACGGCCATCCGGTCGAGCAGCTTCGAGATGTTGTCGAGGGCGCCGTCCTTGATCTGGAGCGTCGACAGGCCGTCGTTCGCGTTCCGGATGCCCTGGGTCGTGATGGCCACCTGCGAGCGGTAGGCGTTCGCCACGGCGAGGCCAGCGGCGTCGTCGCCCGAGTTGTTGATGCGGAAGCCGCTCGAGACGCGGGTCAGCGCCTGGCGCAGCCCGATGTTCGTGGCGTAGAGGTTCGCCTGTGCGTTGACCGATGCGATGTTGGTGACGACAGAAAAGCTGGCCATGACTGATCCTCCGTGATTCCCGCCCCGGCTTCCCTGCCGGAGACTGGCCGCGACGCCCGGTCGCGGTATCCGTGTCGCAGGGGTAATCGGACACCCCGCGCGGACCTTTAACCGGGAACACGACGAGCCGCGCCGGCCGCTGTCAGCCGGGCGGGACGAAGGGAGGGAGAGGCGTTCCGGAACGCCTCTCCCTCGTGGAGGTCAGTGCGACGGTGTCGCGCTTACCGCAGCAGGGCCAGGACCGCGGCCGTCTGCTGGTTGGCCTGGGCCAGGGCCGCGATGCCGCTCTGGTTCAGGATGCTGAAGCGCGTGAGGTTGGCCGACTCTTCCGCGATGTTCGCGTCGCGGATGCGGCTCTCGGCGGCCTTCGTGTTCACCATCTGCGACTGCGCGAGCGAGATGGCGTAGGTCAGCCGGTTCTGGATCTGGCCCACCTGGCCCTGGACCTCGCCGAGGCTCTCGATGGCCGTCTTCACCTGGGTGAGCGCCGTCTGGGCGTTCCCCGAGGACGTGAGGTCACCGGTCAGCCCGAGGGCGGTCGAGGTGACGGCCGAGATGGTGCCGGCAACGACGCCGTCCGACGCGGTCGCTTCCGAGCTCACGAAGACGGAGAACCCGCCACCGGTTGACAGCTTCGCGACGTTCGCCTCGCGGTCGATCTCGGCGATGACGTCCTGGAACTCGTTGTCGAGCGTCGTCAGGCTGCCGGTGAACGAGGCCGAGGCCGCCTGGGTGGCCAGCGTCGCCATCCGGTCGAGGAGCTTGGAGATGTTGTCGAGCGCGCCGTCCTTGATCTGCAGGGTCGACAAGCCGTCGTTGGCGTTGCGCATGCCCTGGTTGATGATCGCGACGTCGGAGCGGTAGCGGTTGGCCACCGCGAGGCCGGCGGCGTCGTCGCCGGAGCTGTTGATCCGGAAGCCGCTCGACACGCGGGTGAGGGCCGTCCTCAACCCGACGTTGGTCGCGTAGAGGTTGGCCTGCGCATTGCTTGCTGCAACGTTGGTGACGACTGAGAACGATGCCATGACTGTGTCCTCCTTGAGCGTTGCGAGTCCGGCTTCCCTGCCGGCCTCGTGGGGGTGGCTGCAACCACCCGTTTGCTCTTGCCACAGGGGTAATCGGACATGGCGTCAGGTTCTTTAGTCGGCATCCCGACACCCCCACGGATTCCTTTCCGGCTCGCGACCGGAGGGAATCTGTGGGCGTCGGAATCCCGACGTCGGCGACGCCGGCGCGACAGCTTGTGCGGGGAACGCCCATGCCCATGATTCTCCTCGACGGTCACCCACTCACCGTCGATGCCGATGCGACCTCATCCTGGGGACGACTGCTCGAGACCGTCGACCGTCAGCTCAGCCCCAGCCAGCTCATCGTCACCGATGTCAGCTTCGACGGCATCGACGAACCGGCCTTCCGCGACCCGGCCGTCCTCGGCAGGCAACTGGCCGATCTCGCCACGGTCGCCATCGGCTCAGGAACCCCCGCCGAGCTGATGACCCGGTGCCTCGGCGACGCGGTGGCGGCCATCGACCCGCTCTGTCAGGCCAGCCTCGCGGTGGGCGAGCTCTTCCGCGGGACCGACCTCGCCAGCGCCAATCGGGGACTCGTCGAGGTAGCCGAGGGGCTCACGACGCTCACCAGCATCGTCGGCGCGGCAGGGCTGGCCTTGAAGGTCGACCTGAACGACGTGGCCTACGGCGACCGCAGCGCCCTGGCCGCCGTCAACGAGTTGACCGCGTTGGTCGAACAGGTCATCGGGGCCCAGCAGCGCGCCGACTGGATCGCCCTCGCCGACATCCTTCAGTACGACATCGAACCCGCCCTGCGCGGCTGGGGGCCGCTGCTCGAAACGTTCGTCCGCCCGGTCGCGCCGGTCGCCTGATCGGCGTCCGCTCCGGTCGCGGTAGAATCGGCGCGGTCCTTCGCGATGTCCTCGAGCGTCCCGCTTCCGTTCGTTCCGTTCGTCCGGCCGGCCATCACCGACGCCGAGATCGAAGATCTCGTGGCGGTGCTGAGATCGGGGTGGCTGACGACCGGGCCCCAGGTGAAGGAGTTCGAGGCGAGGTTCGCCGACTACGTCGGGGCCGCGCACGCGGTGGCGGTCAACTCCTGCACCGCGGCGTTGCACCTGTCGTTGCTGTCGGCGGGTGTCGGGCCAGGCGACGAGGTCGTCACGACGCCGCTCACCTTCTGCTCGACGGCGAACGTGATTCTGCACGCGGGGGCGACCCCGGTGTTCGCCGACGTCGATCCGGGCTCAATGAACCTCGATCCTGCCGCAGCCGCCGAGGCGATCACGCCCAGGACGAAGCTGCTGCTGCCCGTGCACCTGGGGGGAAGGCCGGCCGACATCCCGTCGTTCCGGACGCTGGCCGCCAGGCGGGGCCTCACGTTGGTCGAGGACGCGGCGCACTGCGTCGAAGGGTGGGTCGCCGGGGAGAAAGTCGGGACGACCGCCGACTACTCCTGCTTCAGCTTCTACGCTACGAAGAACCTCACAACCGGCGAAGGCGGCATGGTGACGACAGCCGACGAGGCGGCGGCGCGGTGGATGCGCATCGCCGCGCTCCATGGCATGAGCCGCGACGCCTGGGCGCGCTACGGCCGGGGGGGCACGGCCTTTTACGACGTCGTCACGCCGGGGTTCAAGTACAACATGATGGACCTGCAGGCCGCCCTCGGCCTCCGTCAGTTGCAGCGGCTCGCGGAGATGCAGACCCGGCGTGCCGCGGTGTGGGAGTACTACGACGATCAGCTGGCCGAGCTGCCCTTGCGGCGCCCGCCGCCGGTGCCAGCCGGCGACGTCCACGCTCGACATCTTTATATGGTGCTCGTCGACGAGCGAGAAGCGGCCATGACCCGCGACGAGCTGTACGAAGGGCTCGCCGGCCTGGGGGTCGGCGCGAGCGTGCACTTCAGGGCGGTTCACCTGCATTCGTATTATCGCGACCGGTTCGGGTTCGAACCCGGCCAGTTCCCGCACGCCGAGTCGATTTCGAGCCGGACGTTGTCACTGCCGCTCTCGGGAGCGACGACCGATCAGGACGCCGAGCGCGTCGTCGCGGCCCTGCGGCAACTGCTGTCGCGGGCCCGCCGGAGTCGCGGCTGATGGCCCGGGTGCGAGCGGGCCAGCTCCGCACGCGCCTGGCGGTTGTCTTTCGCGTGGCGGCCGGTCCGCGACAGGGGTACGGCCATCTCGTCCGGTCGCGGCGGCTCGCGCACGCCCTCGGGGTACCGTGGGTGGTGTCGATTCGAGGCGGTCCGGCCGCGAGAGACGTGGCGTGGGCGCTCGGGGGCCTTGTCGACGAACGCCCCGTGCGGGACCTGATCGACGAGAGGCGTCCCGCGGTGCTGGTCGTCGACGATCCGGCCCGAGCCCCCGCCGAGGCGGTCATTCGGCTCGCCCGGCGCGCTGGCGTGGCGACCCTGGGCCTCCACGACCTCGGGCTTGGCTGTCTCGACGCCGACGTGGTCGTCGACGGCAGTCTGCCCGGCGGACCGGCGCTCGCCCGGGTCGAGGCCCGGAGGAGGCGAACCGGCCCACGCTACGCGGTGGTCGACCCGTACACCTGCGACGTTCGCCGGCGGGTCGACCGCCGACCACGCTGGGACATCGTGGTCTCGCTCGGCGGGGGAGGGCGCGCGACGCTCGCGCTGGCAGTGGCCCGTCGACTGGCTCAGAGAAGCCCCGCCGCTCGCGTGGTGGTCACGACCGGATTCGTGGAGAGGCCCGGCAACTCCGCCCCCGTCGGCGTGGTGTGGTGGCCGCGGGGCCGTTCGATCGTGCGCGCGATCGCCAGCGCACGGGTGGCCGTGCTCGGTGGAGGAGTGACGGCCTACGAGGCCGCGGCGCTCGGCGTCCCGGCCGTCCTCGTGGATGTCGTGAGAGCCCAGCGTCCGACCGTGCGGGCATTTGCGCGGTGTGGGGCCGCCGTCGCCGGTGGGTCCATCACCAGAAGGGTCACGGGGGCCGCCCTCGAACGCCTGGTCGCCCGCGTCGAACGGCTGCTCCGGTCGCCCGCCCGGCAGCGAGCCATGGCCGCCGCAGGCCGGTCCCTCGTCGACGGCCGCGGCGCCGTCCGCGTCGCCGCGCTCGTTCGGCGTCTGGCTGGAGGCCGGCGATGACGCGTTGTCGCGCGGTGCTGTTCGACATGGACGACACGTTGTACCCGGAGCGACGGTTCGCGTTGAGCGGGTTTCGGGCCGTCGCGCACGAGGTCGAACGTCGAGTCGACGTGCCGGCGCGAGAGGTGTTCGCCGAGCTGCGCCGGGCGCTCAGCGACGGCGCGCGAGCCGCCGCCTTTCAGCGAGTGTGCGGCCGTTTCGCCCTCGATCCGACGATCGTCCCCGACCTCGTGCGGGTGCTGCGGACGCACCCGGCCCGGCTGCGGCTGCCGCGAGAGGCCGAGCGTCTGCTGGTGAGGCTCCGCTCCCGCTTCCGGCTCGCGATCGTCACCAACGGGCCCGTCGAGATGCAGCGGAGCAAGGTCGAGGCGCTCGGACTGCGACGCCTGGTCGACGAGGTCATCTACGCCGTCGAACACGGAGGCGTCGGCAAGCCCGACGCGGCGCCCTTTCTCGCGGCGCTCGACCGCCTCGATGTGGAGGTCGATCGTGCGGTCCACGTTGGTGATGATCCCGAGCGCGATGTGGCCGGCGGTCGGGCCGTCGGCCTGAAGACGGTACGCGTGCGCTGGCTGACGCGCGATCGATTCCAGCCGACGCCGGAGGACGAAGCCGATGAGGTCGTGGACCGCCTCGATGAGGTGCCAGCGGCGCTCGACCGGCTCTGCGGAGGAGACGATGCTGCTTGAGATTGCCGGCCGCGAGATCGCGGCGGGGCACCCGCTCTTCGTCGTGGCCGAGATCGGGCTCAACCACGGCGGGCACCTCGACGCGGCCCTGGCGCTGGTCGACGCGGCGGCGGCGGCCGGCGCCGCGGCCGTGAAGCTGCAGACGCTGCACGCAGAGCGGCTGGTGGCGCCGTCGTGTCCGCCGCCGCAGCACGTGCGCGCCGCGTCGCTCGTCGACTTCTTCCGCCAGTTCGAACTCGACGAGGAGGCGCACCGGGCCGTGGCCGCCCGCGCGCGTTCCGGGGGCCTCGCGTTCATCTCCACGCCGTTTGACGAAGCGGCCGTCGAGCTGCTCGAGCGCGTCGGGTGCGACGCGTTCAAGATCGCGAGCGGCGACCTCACCCACCTGCAGCTCGTCGAGCGGGTCGCTCGTTCGCGGCGGCCGATGATCCTGTCGACGGGCATGGCCGAGCTCGAGGAGGTGGGCGAGGCGCTCGAGTGCGCGCGCGGGGCGGGTGCCGTCGAGCTGGCCATCCTGCACTGCGTGTCGGCCTATCCCGTTCCCGCGGGACACGAGAACCTGGCGGCGATCTCCACGCTCGCGCGGACGTTCGGGGTGCCCGTGGGCCTGTCCGACCACGGCGTCGACGAGCTGGCGCCCGCGATCACCGTGGCTCTTGGCGGCGCAATCTACGAGCGGCACATCGTCGCCGCCGACGGCGTCGGCGCCGTCGACCAGGCCGTGTCGTCGACGCCGGCCGGCCTGGCCCGGGCGATCGCGCTCGCCGAGCGGGCGCGCCGGGCGATTGGCGACGGGCGGAAGACCTGCCTGCCGATCGAGGAGCCCAATCGCGTCCCGTCGCGGCGGGCCCTCTACGCCAGCCGGCCCATCCCCGTCGGAACCGTTCTCGAGGCCACCGACCTCGTCGCCCTGCGTCCGCTCGCGGGAATCGATGCCCGCTTGTGGCGGTCGGTCATCGGGCAGACGGCGGTCCGTCCGGTGGCACCCGGAACCCCGGTGCAGGCCGATGACCTGGGAGGGAGCCCATGCGGCGCCTGAATGTCCTCGTGACGGCGGCGTCGCGACGGGTGGCCCTCGTCAGGGCCTTCAAGCGGGCGCTCTCCCGCCTGGGCGTCCAGGGCGAGGTGCTCGTCACCGACGTCAACCCGCTCTCGCCCGCGGTGCACGTCGCCGACCGCGCCATCCGCGTGCCCCTCGCGACGGATCCCGACTACATCGGCTGTCTCCGCGCCATTTGCCGCCGGGAATCGGTCGGTCTCCTAATCCCGACCATCGACGACGAGCTCGTGGCGTTTGGCAGCGCCCTCGAGGCGTTCGCCTCCGACGGCGTGGCCGTCTCGGCCTCGCCGCTCCTCACGGCGGAGATCTGCAACGACAAGCTGCGCACCTGCCGTCACCTGCGTGAGCACGGTGTGGCGGCAGCCGAGTCGTGCTCACCCGACGACCTCCCGGCCGACCCGCAGTTCCCGCTCTTCGTGAAGCCTCGGGGCGGCCGGGGCGGGATTGGGGCCTATGTCGTGCGAAATGCCAGGGAGCTCGACTTCTTCACGGGCTACGTGGCCAATCCCGTGGTGCAGACCTATCTCGACGGACCGGAGTTCACGCTCGACCTGCTGTGCGATTTCGACGGGCGTGCCCTCGCGGTGGTACCGCGCGAGCGGGTCGTCATCAGGGCCGGCGTCATCGACCGGGGCCGCACCGTGCGCGACGAGTCGCTCATCGGCCTGGCGCTCGCGTGTGCGGGCGTTCTGCCGTTCCGCGGTGCCGTCAACATTCAGTGCCGCGTGGTCGACGGGACGCCGACCGTCTTCGAGATCAACCCGCGGTTCTCCGGCGGGATTCCCCTCACGATCGAGGCCGGGGCCGACTTCCCACGCTGGCTGGTCGAGCTCGCGCTCGGGCGGCCGGTGGTCCCGGCGATCGGGCAGTTCACCGACGGTCTCTGGATGACGGCGTACGAATCGGCCATCTTCCTGGCCGCTCACCGCCTCGACTCGCTCGAGCACCCCGCGACGCCAGGACGCGAGCCCGTCGGCTGATGGGTGCGACGACCCCGGTGCTCGTCGTCCTGCAGGCGCGCATGGGGTCGACGCGACTGCCGGGCAAGGTCCTGCGGCCTCTCGCAGGGCACACCTTGCTGTCGCATTGTGTCCGCCGGCTCGTGGCGGCCGATGTCGGCCCAGTCGTCGTCGCGACGACGCGGCGCGACGAAGACGATGCCGTGGTCGACGAGGCGAGGCGGCTGGGCGTGGCCTGGGCCCGGGGGGCTGACGCGGATGTGCTGCAGCGGTTCGCGCTCGTGGCCGATTTGTGGAACGCGGAGGTCGTGATTCGGGCCACGGCCGACAACCCGGTCGTCGATGTCGGGGCGCCCGCGCGGGCGCTGCAGTGGATGGCGGCGGGTGCCGATTACGTCGTGGAAGACGGGCTGCCCGTGGGCGCGGCGGTAGAGGTCATGAGACGCAGTGTCCTGGATCGAGCGCATCGCGAGGCGACGACGGCCCACGATCGTGAGCACGTCACGCCGTACGTGAAGGCGCGACCGGACGAGTTTCGAATCGAGAGGCCGGCGGTTCCGGCCGCCCTCAGCCGATCGGACCTGCGGCTGACGGTCGACACGCGATCCGACCTGATCTTCGTGGAGCGGGTGCTCGAGGCGGCAGGCGGCGAGGCGGCGCTGGTGCCGCTCGCCCGCGTCATCGAGCACGCCGTGCGGCTGACGCGGCCCCTGGAGGAGTCATGATTCCCGTCACGCGGCTCGACGGCACGCCGATGATCGTGAACACCGAGCAGGTGGCCTGGATCGAGTACGTTCCGGACACGGTGATCGCGCTCATGAACGGCGAGAAGCTCATCGTGCGGGAGTCGCCCGAGACCATCGTCGAGCGCGTCAGGGACTTCAAGCGGGCCGTGAGCAGCGGCGGGCGGGTGCTGTCCCACCCGGCGCTCGGCGTGGTCGAACCGGCGGCGAAGGGAGAGGAGTGGTGAACCGCAAGCGACGATTCGATCTGACGTCGGTGATCGGCGTGCCGATCGGGTTGGGGTTCATCCTCGTGGGACAGATCCTCGAGGGGGGCACCGTCGCGTCGATCCTCCAGGTGACGGCGGCGGTCATCGTCTTCGGCGGGACTCTCGGCGCCGTGCTCCTCGGATTCTCGACGACCGACGTCAGGCAGGCGTGGCGGGCCCTTCCCGACGTGTTCCTCGATCGCGAGCCGCCGACTCAGGAGACCATCGCCCAGATCACGCGCTTCGCCGTCAAGGCCCGCAAGGACGGCATCATGTCGCTCGAAGACGACGTCGACAGGCTGTCGGACTCGTTTCTGCGACGCGGGCTCTCGCTGGCCGTCGACGGCACGAGTCCCAACACGCTGCGGTCGATGCTCGAGAACGAGAGCGCCTCGCGCGACGACCTCGAAGAGGTCCCGGCCAAGGTGTACGAGTCCGCGGGCGGGTACGCGCCGACCATCGGGATCCTGGGCGCGGTGCTGGGCCTGATTCACGTGATGGAGAACCTCTCGGATCCGACGAAGCTCGGCGCGGGCATCGCCGTGGCGTTCGTCGCCACCGTGTACGGCGTCGGGTCGGCCAACCTGATCTTCCTGCCGATCGCGACCAAGCTGCGGGCCAAGGCGCGCCGGTCGGCGAAGCGTCGCGAACTCGTCGTTGAAGGCATTCTCGCCATCCAGGAAGGCATGAACCCGCGGCTCATCGACCAGAAGCTGCACGGCCTCCTGGGCGTCGACGTGCCCGCCAAGGGCACCCGCGCCGAGAGCAAGGCGGCGTGACGCATGAAACGCCGACGCAAACCCGAACCGCACCTCAGCCACGAGCGGTGGCTCGTGTCGTACGCCGACTTCATCACGTTGCTCTTCGCGTTTTTCACGACGATGTACGCCATCTCCACGGTCGACGCTCAGAAGCTCAACCAGATGGTCGAGTCGATGCAGGCGGCGTTCACGAAGGGCTCGTCGCCTGTTGGTGGCGCAGGTGGCGGGTCGGAGTCGGGTGTCGGCCCGGCACGGATCCCCGCGCCGCCACGCACGTGGACGCCGCCCGCCAGTGGCCAGAAGGACGAGGCCTCGGTCGAGGAAGTGCGAGCGCGTCTCGCCATGGAACTCGACCAGCAGATCGATCAGGGACTCGTCCAGATCGAGATCGATCCGCGCGGCCTGGTCGTGTCGATTCGTGAGGCCGGCAGCTTTGCCACCGGCCGCGCCGACCTGTCGACCGTCGCGCAGGCACTGCTCGTGAGCGTCGCGGCCGGGTTGCGTGACGTCGGCAACTTCGTGCGCGTCGAAGGGCACACCGACAACGTGCCCATCCACACCGATCGGTTCCGCTCCAACTGGGAGCTCTCGACCGCGCGAGCGACCAACGTCGTCGCGTTCTTCCTCGACCAGGGCCTCGAGCCGGGGCGCCTGTCGGCGGCGGGGTACGCGGAATACCACCCGCGGGTGCCGAACGACGCCGACGGCAACCGCGCCCGGAACCGTCGCATCGACGTCGTCGTGCTGAACCCTCAGACCAGCCGGCGAGAGGAGCCAGGGGCACAGGCCAGCTTCACGCCGTCGACCTCGGCCGACACGTCGAGCTCGGTTGCCCGCGGTCTGCCCTGAGCCGCAGACCGCCTGCCCCCGCGATCCGATTCGACGCTGGGCCGCCAGCCTGAAGCCGGTGGCCGCCAGCCAGGTTTCCGAATCAGGGGTAATATCGGCGCTGCATGCGCATCGCCCTCCTGCAGCTGAACCCGACCGTCGGGGCGCTCGACCTCAACGCCGCCCGCATCGTCGATGGCGTGCGATGGGTCGGGCGCGAGGTCGACCTCGCCATCACGCCCGAGATGTCGCTCAGCGGCTATCCCCCACGCGACCTGCTGCTCGACTCGTCGTACGTCCGGACGGCGTGGGACCTGGTCGGGAGAATGGCTGCCGACCTTGCCGGGTGCGCTCCCGTGCTCGTCGGCCTGCCCGTGGTCAACGACGGTGAGGGCCGCCCGCTGTTCAACGGCGCGGCATTGCTGCGCGCGGGGGCCGTGGCCCACGTGTTCCACAAGTCGCTGCTGCCGACCTATGACGTGTTCGACGAGGACCGCTACTTCGAGCCGGGTGAGCGGAGCGACGTCGTGGAGATTGGTGGGCACGCGGTCGCCGTCAGCATCTGCGAGGACATCTGGAACGACCGTGATTTCTGGCAGCGACGCCGTTATCACCGCGATCCGATCGAGGAGGCGCGGCGAGCCGGCGCCGACCTGCTCGTCAACATGTCGGCGTCACCGTTTGCGGTCGGCAAACCCCGCCTGCGCGAACGCATGCTGACCGAACTGGCCCGTAAGCACCGGCTCTCGGTGGCTTACGTCAACCAGGTCGGCGGCAACGACGACCTCGTGTTCGACGGGCGCAGCACCGTGGTCGGGCCAGACGGCCAGATCCTGGCGCGGGCGGCGGCATTCGCCGAGGAGACCGTGGTCGTCGACCTCCGGGCGCCAACGCCTCCCCCTGCCTCGCTCGACCATCCGGCCGAGGAGGAGGTGTTCGACGCGCTGGTCCTCGGCACGCGTGACTACGTGCGGAAGTGCGGGTTCCGGGGCGTCCTGCTCGGGCTGTCAGGCGGCATCGACTCGGCGCTCGTGGCGGCGATCGCGGTCGCCGCCGTGGGGCCCGACCGCGTGCTGGGTGTCATGATGCCCTCACCGTTCT
It includes:
- a CDS encoding ATP-grasp domain-containing protein encodes the protein MRRLNVLVTAASRRVALVRAFKRALSRLGVQGEVLVTDVNPLSPAVHVADRAIRVPLATDPDYIGCLRAICRRESVGLLIPTIDDELVAFGSALEAFASDGVAVSASPLLTAEICNDKLRTCRHLREHGVAAAESCSPDDLPADPQFPLFVKPRGGRGGIGAYVVRNARELDFFTGYVANPVVQTYLDGPEFTLDLLCDFDGRALAVVPRERVVIRAGVIDRGRTVRDESLIGLALACAGVLPFRGAVNIQCRVVDGTPTVFEINPRFSGGIPLTIEAGADFPRWLVELALGRPVVPAIGQFTDGLWMTAYESAIFLAAHRLDSLEHPATPGREPVG
- a CDS encoding flagellar motor protein, which codes for MNRKRRFDLTSVIGVPIGLGFILVGQILEGGTVASILQVTAAVIVFGGTLGAVLLGFSTTDVRQAWRALPDVFLDREPPTQETIAQITRFAVKARKDGIMSLEDDVDRLSDSFLRRGLSLAVDGTSPNTLRSMLENESASRDDLEEVPAKVYESAGGYAPTIGILGAVLGLIHVMENLSDPTKLGAGIAVAFVATVYGVGSANLIFLPIATKLRAKARRSAKRRELVVEGILAIQEGMNPRLIDQKLHGLLGVDVPAKGTRAESKAA
- a CDS encoding NTP transferase domain-containing protein gives rise to the protein MGATTPVLVVLQARMGSTRLPGKVLRPLAGHTLLSHCVRRLVAADVGPVVVATTRRDEDDAVVDEARRLGVAWARGADADVLQRFALVADLWNAEVVIRATADNPVVDVGAPARALQWMAAGADYVVEDGLPVGAAVEVMRRSVLDRAHREATTAHDREHVTPYVKARPDEFRIERPAVPAALSRSDLRLTVDTRSDLIFVERVLEAAGGEAALVPLARVIEHAVRLTRPLEES
- a CDS encoding DegT/DnrJ/EryC1/StrS aminotransferase family protein, with the translated sequence MSSSVPLPFVPFVRPAITDAEIEDLVAVLRSGWLTTGPQVKEFEARFADYVGAAHAVAVNSCTAALHLSLLSAGVGPGDEVVTTPLTFCSTANVILHAGATPVFADVDPGSMNLDPAAAAEAITPRTKLLLPVHLGGRPADIPSFRTLAARRGLTLVEDAAHCVEGWVAGEKVGTTADYSCFSFYATKNLTTGEGGMVTTADEAAARWMRIAALHGMSRDAWARYGRGGTAFYDVVTPGFKYNMMDLQAALGLRQLQRLAEMQTRRAAVWEYYDDQLAELPLRRPPPVPAGDVHARHLYMVLVDEREAAMTRDELYEGLAGLGVGASVHFRAVHLHSYYRDRFGFEPGQFPHAESISSRTLSLPLSGATTDQDAERVVAALRQLLSRARRSRG
- a CDS encoding HAD family hydrolase, with the protein product MTRCRAVLFDMDDTLYPERRFALSGFRAVAHEVERRVDVPAREVFAELRRALSDGARAAAFQRVCGRFALDPTIVPDLVRVLRTHPARLRLPREAERLLVRLRSRFRLAIVTNGPVEMQRSKVEALGLRRLVDEVIYAVEHGGVGKPDAAPFLAALDRLDVEVDRAVHVGDDPERDVAGGRAVGLKTVRVRWLTRDRFQPTPEDEADEVVDRLDEVPAALDRLCGGDDAA
- a CDS encoding flagellin FliC — its product is MASFSVVTNVAASNAQANLYATNVGLRTALTRVSSGFRINSSGDDAAGLAVANRYRSDVAIINQGMRNANDGLSTLQIKDGALDNISKLLDRMATLATQAASASFTGSLTTLDNEFQDVIAEIDREANVAKLSTGGGFSVFVSSEATASDGVVAGTISAVTSTALGLTGDLTSSGNAQTALTQVKTAIESLGEVQGQVGQIQNRLTYAISLAQSQMVNTKAAESRIRDANIAEESANLTRFSILNQSGIAALAQANQQTAAVLALLR
- a CDS encoding NAD+ synthase, which codes for MRIALLQLNPTVGALDLNAARIVDGVRWVGREVDLAITPEMSLSGYPPRDLLLDSSYVRTAWDLVGRMAADLAGCAPVLVGLPVVNDGEGRPLFNGAALLRAGAVAHVFHKSLLPTYDVFDEDRYFEPGERSDVVEIGGHAVAVSICEDIWNDRDFWQRRRYHRDPIEEARRAGADLLVNMSASPFAVGKPRLRERMLTELARKHRLSVAYVNQVGGNDDLVFDGRSTVVGPDGQILARAAAFAEETVVVDLRAPTPPPASLDHPAEEEVFDALVLGTRDYVRKCGFRGVLLGLSGGIDSALVAAIAVAAVGPDRVLGVMMPSPFSSEGSLADAAALARGLGIRTRTLPIAPIMAAFDRTLGEAFADYDRDVTEENIQARIRGNLLMALSNKYGALLLTTGNKSELAVGYCTLYGDMSGGLAVIADVPKTMVYRIARWLNRDHEVVPPASLTKPPSAELRPNQTDQDSLPPYDVLDAILERHIERHATFDDLVTAGFERDVVRQVMRLVRTAEFKRKQAAPGLKVTDRAFGSGWRMPIARGDWEPA
- a CDS encoding N-acetylneuraminate synthase family protein, whose amino-acid sequence is MLLEIAGREIAAGHPLFVVAEIGLNHGGHLDAALALVDAAAAAGAAAVKLQTLHAERLVAPSCPPPQHVRAASLVDFFRQFELDEEAHRAVAARARSGGLAFISTPFDEAAVELLERVGCDAFKIASGDLTHLQLVERVARSRRPMILSTGMAELEEVGEALECARGAGAVELAILHCVSAYPVPAGHENLAAISTLARTFGVPVGLSDHGVDELAPAITVALGGAIYERHIVAADGVGAVDQAVSSTPAGLARAIALAERARRAIGDGRKTCLPIEEPNRVPSRRALYASRPIPVGTVLEATDLVALRPLAGIDARLWRSVIGQTAVRPVAPGTPVQADDLGGSPCGA
- a CDS encoding flagellin FliC translates to MASFSVVTNIASVNAQANLYATNIGLRQALTRVSSGFRINNSGDDAAGLAVANAYRSQVAITTQGIRNANDGLSTLQIKDGALDNISKLLDRMAVLATQAASASFTGSRDTLNNEFQDVIAEIDREAAVAGLTTGGGFSVFVSSEATAANGIVSGTITAVTTAGLGLTGDLTTAENAQAALTTLATAISTLGTVQGEVGQIQNRLSYAISLAQSQIVNTKAAESRIRDANIAEESANLTRYSILNQSGIAALAQANQQTASVLALLRQ
- a CDS encoding flagellar FlbD family protein — protein: MIPVTRLDGTPMIVNTEQVAWIEYVPDTVIALMNGEKLIVRESPETIVERVRDFKRAVSSGGRVLSHPALGVVEPAAKGEEW
- a CDS encoding OmpA family protein, with protein sequence MKRRRKPEPHLSHERWLVSYADFITLLFAFFTTMYAISTVDAQKLNQMVESMQAAFTKGSSPVGGAGGGSESGVGPARIPAPPRTWTPPASGQKDEASVEEVRARLAMELDQQIDQGLVQIEIDPRGLVVSIREAGSFATGRADLSTVAQALLVSVAAGLRDVGNFVRVEGHTDNVPIHTDRFRSNWELSTARATNVVAFFLDQGLEPGRLSAAGYAEYHPRVPNDADGNRARNRRIDVVVLNPQTSRREEPGAQASFTPSTSADTSSSVARGLP